Proteins from a genomic interval of Diaphorobacter sp. HDW4A:
- a CDS encoding peroxiredoxin-like family protein, whose translation MSLPQNLDALRAHLEVGTRSDALFLMLRVMEESASSDRATRALQAPSRAPAFSLPDESSQVVSLSERLLDGPAVVVFYRGDWCPWCKKELNALQRVVARFKLLGASVYAVSPQLPVFSRERIRRQRLDFSILQDAGGHVAAHFGVDWQVPTELRKLYLAMNVDLEKFNGEGGWVLPLPARFLIDRQQTIVYAEINADETHRMDMGGLLTALDGLQRKASGL comes from the coding sequence ATGTCTTTGCCGCAGAATCTCGACGCATTGCGAGCCCACTTGGAGGTGGGGACACGCTCGGATGCGTTATTTTTGATGCTCAGAGTGATGGAAGAATCCGCCTCCAGCGATCGTGCGACCAGGGCATTGCAGGCCCCCAGCCGTGCACCAGCTTTTTCCCTCCCGGACGAGTCCAGTCAGGTTGTCTCCCTCTCTGAAAGGCTTCTCGATGGACCAGCGGTCGTGGTTTTCTATCGCGGCGACTGGTGTCCTTGGTGCAAGAAGGAGTTGAACGCCTTACAGCGGGTTGTCGCGCGCTTTAAGCTGCTTGGAGCATCGGTGTATGCCGTTTCTCCTCAGTTGCCTGTTTTCAGCCGCGAGCGCATCCGAAGGCAAAGGCTTGATTTCTCGATACTGCAGGATGCTGGTGGTCATGTTGCGGCTCACTTCGGCGTGGACTGGCAAGTCCCGACCGAACTGAGGAAGCTGTATCTGGCCATGAACGTAGACCTTGAGAAGTTCAATGGGGAAGGTGGATGGGTGCTGCCGCTACCCGCGCGCTTCCTCATCGATCGGCAGCAGACGATCGTATACGCCGAAATAAATGCTGACGAAACTCATCGGATGGATATGGGCGGTCTTCTCACCGCATTAGATGGTTTACAGCGAAAGGCATCTGGGCTCTAG
- a CDS encoding LysR family transcriptional regulator: MTDRFDAMNLFIRVARTRSFSVAARERGVSQPTVSRAIAGLEKELGVALFARTPRAVTLTEAGTDYFARVEIVLKALDEATDAVRGSGVLSGMLRIGASSSFSQRVLIPRLPNFMSAHPRLRVNLLSDDQRLDLVAEGIDVALRFGVLEDSSAVARRVHSWPRVAAASSGFLSAVGRPECPADLANFQVFAGPSGSGSGVTLRKGSQISSVKVDSRLIVSTSEGCIAAAVAGMGIVITSSLSCAQELWEGSLVRVLEEWDLGDVELNAVYAVGRQAKPSARALTEFIISEIERDPPDVQLSSK, translated from the coding sequence ATGACGGATCGTTTTGACGCAATGAACCTGTTCATACGGGTTGCTAGAACGCGTAGCTTCTCCGTAGCTGCCCGTGAGCGGGGTGTTTCTCAGCCGACCGTGTCTCGCGCGATAGCCGGACTGGAGAAGGAGCTTGGCGTGGCGCTGTTTGCTCGTACCCCGCGGGCCGTGACGCTCACAGAAGCTGGCACTGACTATTTCGCTCGAGTTGAAATCGTGTTGAAAGCATTGGATGAGGCGACTGACGCAGTAAGAGGATCTGGTGTTCTTAGTGGAATGCTGAGGATAGGGGCCTCATCGAGCTTTTCTCAGCGCGTACTAATTCCCCGGCTGCCGAATTTCATGTCGGCTCATCCACGCCTTCGAGTCAACCTGCTCTCGGACGACCAACGGCTGGATCTCGTCGCGGAGGGTATTGATGTGGCCTTGCGCTTCGGCGTTCTTGAAGACTCCTCCGCGGTCGCCCGGAGGGTTCACTCTTGGCCACGGGTTGCCGCCGCATCTTCGGGCTTCCTCTCGGCGGTCGGGCGCCCGGAGTGTCCGGCCGACCTCGCTAACTTCCAAGTGTTCGCTGGTCCTTCCGGCAGTGGCTCCGGCGTGACATTGCGCAAAGGAAGCCAGATTTCCTCCGTCAAGGTCGATAGCCGCTTGATCGTCTCCACTAGCGAAGGGTGTATCGCCGCAGCAGTTGCGGGCATGGGCATCGTCATAACCAGCTCCCTTAGTTGTGCACAAGAGCTTTGGGAGGGTTCGCTAGTTCGCGTCCTGGAAGAGTGGGACTTAGGTGATGTTGAATTGAATGCGGTCTATGCTGTTGGACGTCAAGCGAAGCCTTCTGCACGGGCCTTGACTGAGTTCATCATTTCAGAGATCGAGCGAGACCCTCCGGATGTCCAGCTAAGTTCTAAGTAG
- a CDS encoding FMN-dependent NADH-azoreductase, whose protein sequence is MTQLLVVETSPRGGQSVSRQMTQRFLTAWRAANPGGHIVHRDLVDSGLSFVTAPWLQAYFTSPADQTQAMREQLRLSDELVAELLVADYLVISTPVYNYNVPASLKAWVDHIVRKGVTLGFDGKGLLEGKKATLLMASGGIYAEGSPIRDRDIATQYLRLILGVIGIGDVTVVAGGGAKAVDLHEQTMDGFLAALEPQIARAASS, encoded by the coding sequence ATGACCCAGCTTCTCGTTGTTGAGACCAGCCCGCGTGGCGGGCAGTCTGTCTCGCGTCAAATGACCCAACGCTTCCTCACGGCATGGCGCGCAGCCAATCCGGGAGGACACATCGTGCATCGAGATCTCGTCGACTCCGGACTCTCGTTCGTCACGGCGCCCTGGCTGCAGGCGTACTTCACGTCACCCGCAGATCAAACGCAAGCAATGAGGGAACAGCTCCGGCTGTCCGATGAATTGGTCGCCGAACTGCTCGTGGCCGATTACCTTGTCATCTCAACGCCGGTCTACAACTACAACGTCCCGGCCTCGCTCAAGGCGTGGGTGGACCATATCGTGCGCAAGGGCGTGACGCTCGGATTCGACGGCAAGGGTCTTCTCGAAGGCAAGAAGGCGACCCTGCTGATGGCCTCAGGCGGCATCTACGCCGAGGGATCGCCAATCCGGGATCGCGACATCGCGACGCAGTACCTTCGGCTCATCCTTGGCGTTATCGGCATCGGAGACGTCACTGTGGTGGCGGGTGGCGGGGCTAAAGCTGTCGACCTGCACGAGCAGACGATGGATGGATTCCTCGCTGCGCTCGAGCCGCAGATCGCCCGCGCTGCTAGCAGTTGA
- a CDS encoding LysR family transcriptional regulator, with translation MIGSLTLDQLRVLVTIADSGSFSAAGRELRRAQSAISQAVANLEVIQGVELFDRRSHRPRLTQVGRVLVDQARLVLASAARFEGVAASTRAGVEPELTIAIDPLVPTGPLINSLRALSETFPNLPVHFSTEGLGGSLRRLRDGSAAFALCLLLPGVPEDIAAYPLLRVSMRAVVSPGHPLALLGRPATEGDLAPHIQLVLSDPVDPGGASYGLAGTRHWRFVDLGRRFDFLLAGFGWCRMPEHLVATSIVAEALTAIEIHDDPTPPEGLKIYAAHRRDRALGVAGRWLRDELRRSLVS, from the coding sequence ATGATCGGTAGTCTCACCCTCGACCAATTGCGCGTCCTCGTGACCATCGCGGACTCGGGCAGTTTTTCAGCTGCCGGTCGCGAACTCAGGCGCGCGCAGTCGGCTATCAGTCAAGCTGTCGCCAATCTTGAGGTGATTCAGGGTGTCGAGCTGTTCGATCGCCGAAGCCACCGCCCCCGCCTGACGCAAGTGGGTCGGGTGCTGGTAGACCAGGCGCGGTTGGTGCTCGCAAGCGCTGCTCGCTTCGAAGGCGTTGCGGCTAGCACGCGGGCGGGTGTGGAGCCAGAGTTGACAATCGCGATTGATCCTTTGGTGCCAACTGGACCGCTAATTAACAGCCTGCGCGCGCTGAGCGAGACATTTCCCAATCTCCCGGTGCACTTTTCCACCGAAGGGCTGGGCGGCTCATTGCGGCGGCTTCGCGATGGATCAGCGGCATTTGCCCTGTGCTTGCTGCTCCCTGGCGTTCCTGAGGACATCGCCGCCTATCCTTTACTGCGCGTTTCCATGCGCGCGGTTGTCTCGCCCGGTCACCCTCTCGCCTTATTGGGGCGTCCAGCGACCGAGGGTGACCTCGCGCCGCACATCCAATTGGTCTTGTCCGATCCAGTCGACCCGGGCGGGGCAAGCTACGGCTTAGCCGGCACCCGACATTGGCGATTCGTTGATCTCGGTCGTCGCTTCGATTTCCTGTTAGCGGGTTTCGGTTGGTGCCGCATGCCAGAGCACCTGGTGGCGACGTCGATAGTGGCCGAGGCACTGACTGCGATTGAGATTCACGATGATCCGACACCTCCAGAAGGCCTGAAGATCTACGCAGCGCACCGACGTGATCGTGCGCTCGGCGTAGCGGGACGATGGCTGCGCGACGAGTTGCGTCGTAGCCTCGTCTCTTAA
- a CDS encoding helix-turn-helix transcriptional regulator, translated as MPHAVFLVGRSRYAQLPKLGSKRRKSGRNTFGPSRTVGDTVAQSNDFTQSELMSTESGEPSFSVAKVDSPILRISPADLDTLVGTLEVRHVILEECTLKGDRRFEPGNDGMTRLYYGMWGTGSLTTSNGLSIAISQHTLVVVPPISSEHSQFRMVRENRAMLAGSARVLCGHFHAAFGDVVDMFGGLSTPIVERFSDGDELPAKLSHALVELQGKQPGSVAMTSLLMKQTLVLLLRRSLTSPHPWVERFAILRDHRISKAFAEMTAKPGARHTVDSLARTACLSRSTFMARFFELVGRAPMSVLRDLRMRQAAQQLRVTGVSIGQIGQAAGYANNSGFIRAFRKAYGMDPREYRCQALLRSGIAPYPAFQTEDPSESRTC; from the coding sequence ATGCCGCATGCCGTCTTTCTGGTCGGACGAAGCCGCTACGCACAGTTGCCCAAGCTTGGGTCGAAGCGGCGAAAGTCAGGGAGGAATACGTTCGGACCGAGTCGCACGGTAGGAGATACTGTGGCGCAAAGCAACGACTTCACCCAGTCTGAGCTGATGAGCACCGAGAGTGGGGAGCCAAGCTTCTCCGTGGCTAAGGTCGATAGCCCTATCTTGCGCATCTCACCGGCCGATTTGGATACCCTCGTCGGCACGCTCGAAGTACGCCATGTCATTCTTGAAGAATGCACATTGAAGGGGGACCGACGGTTCGAGCCAGGGAACGACGGTATGACTCGCCTGTACTACGGAATGTGGGGGACTGGGTCCCTCACAACTTCAAATGGCCTGTCGATCGCGATTTCCCAACATACCCTTGTAGTCGTCCCGCCTATCAGCAGCGAACATTCTCAATTTCGAATGGTGCGAGAAAACCGGGCCATGCTGGCGGGAAGCGCGCGTGTTCTGTGTGGCCATTTCCACGCCGCATTTGGGGACGTTGTTGACATGTTTGGCGGCCTATCCACGCCAATTGTGGAGCGATTTTCGGATGGTGACGAGCTCCCAGCCAAGTTGAGTCATGCGCTCGTCGAGCTACAGGGAAAGCAACCCGGCAGTGTCGCAATGACCTCATTGCTCATGAAGCAGACCTTGGTGCTGCTTCTGCGTCGCTCGTTGACTTCGCCTCACCCCTGGGTCGAGCGATTTGCGATTCTGAGGGACCATAGGATCTCCAAGGCATTCGCCGAAATGACGGCAAAGCCCGGGGCTAGGCACACTGTGGACAGCCTGGCAAGGACTGCGTGCCTAAGCCGATCAACCTTCATGGCGCGCTTCTTCGAATTGGTTGGCCGAGCGCCCATGAGTGTGCTCAGAGATTTGCGCATGCGACAAGCCGCCCAGCAGCTCCGGGTCACAGGCGTCTCCATTGGGCAGATTGGCCAAGCCGCTGGTTACGCAAACAACAGTGGTTTCATCCGCGCGTTCCGCAAGGCATATGGCATGGACCCGAGGGAATACCGGTGCCAAGCGCTACTCCGGTCGGGAATTGCTCCGTATCCCGCATTTCAGACTGAGGACCCGAGCGAGAGCCGAACATGTTGA
- a CDS encoding transposase, with the protein MSQEIPHSRSCVPRTRRVYSAQFKAELIAACQQPGASIAATAREHGMNANVLHRWLKEHRLGQHQSACDTAHADASGIAPHCADAAAEPMANAQAVCAPAHQAHPVPSNPVPAFIAVALGSPVMGPQAAGVQAAPSAASAACSSDIRIECCHHGTLVTVNWPLAAAGECSRALQGLLQVLRQ; encoded by the coding sequence ATGTCTCAAGAGATTCCCCATTCGCGCTCCTGTGTCCCCCGCACGCGCCGGGTCTACAGCGCGCAATTCAAGGCTGAACTGATCGCTGCGTGCCAGCAGCCCGGCGCATCAATTGCCGCCACAGCGCGTGAACATGGCATGAATGCCAACGTGCTGCATCGCTGGCTCAAGGAGCATCGTCTGGGCCAGCACCAGAGCGCCTGCGATACCGCGCATGCTGATGCGTCCGGCATCGCCCCACACTGCGCCGATGCAGCGGCTGAGCCAATGGCCAATGCACAGGCTGTTTGTGCCCCAGCGCATCAGGCTCATCCGGTGCCGTCCAACCCCGTGCCCGCCTTCATCGCGGTGGCGCTGGGCTCGCCGGTGATGGGGCCTCAGGCAGCGGGTGTACAAGCTGCCCCAAGTGCTGCATCGGCAGCTTGCTCATCAGACATCCGCATCGAGTGCTGTCATCACGGCACCCTCGTGACGGTCAATTGGCCGCTGGCCGCTGCTGGCGAGTGTTCCCGCGCATTGCAGGGTTTGTTGCAGGTGCTGCGGCAATGA
- the tnpB gene encoding IS66 family insertion sequence element accessory protein TnpB (TnpB, as the term is used for proteins encoded by IS66 family insertion elements, is considered an accessory protein, since TnpC, encoded by a neighboring gene, is a DDE family transposase.), producing MIRIDAAWLATAPLDMRAGTDTALARVVAVFGAAHPHHAYLFANRRANRIKVLVHDGIGIWLAARRLHQGKFVWPTPGDEQWQLEPVQLDALVLGLPWQRMGNAGIITMV from the coding sequence ATGATCCGTATCGACGCTGCCTGGCTTGCCACGGCCCCGCTGGACATGCGCGCCGGCACCGACACGGCGCTGGCCCGCGTAGTCGCCGTCTTCGGCGCCGCCCACCCTCACCATGCCTACCTGTTCGCCAACAGACGCGCCAACCGCATCAAGGTGCTGGTGCACGACGGCATAGGCATCTGGCTGGCCGCTCGCCGCCTGCACCAGGGCAAGTTCGTCTGGCCGACGCCAGGCGATGAGCAGTGGCAGTTGGAGCCTGTCCAGCTTGACGCCCTGGTGCTGGGCCTACCCTGGCAACGCATGGGAAACGCCGGCATTATCACCATGGTCTGA
- a CDS encoding IS66 family transposase, producing MQPQFLDDLSAEQLREMTTRLLTELRHSQALNAKLTHENALLKRMKFAAQSERFNAEQRSLLEDEIEADLAAVCLEIEQLQPAAAAPQAKQQPKRQPLPANLPRREIRHEPDSTTCQCGCQMKRIGEDVAEKLDYVPGVFTVERHIRGKWACAQCETITQAPVEAHVIDKGIPTTGLLAQVLVAKYADHLPLYRQESIFARAGLAIPRSTLAQWVGTCGVRLQPLVDALKAEILGHRVLHADETPVQMLKPGKGATHRAYLWAYAPGAFEDMKAVVYDFCESRAGEHARNFLGDWKGALVCDDFAGYKALIASGVTEVGCLAHARRKLFDLHAANKSQLAGFALEQFAKVYDIEREVKELNADQRKAIRQQHTKPILDALHQWMTLQRQKLPDSSATAKALDYSLRRWTALTRFVDDGQLPVDNNWIENQIRPIAIGRANWLFAGSLRAGQRAAAVMSLVQSARMNGHDPYAYLQDVLTRLPTHKASRIDELLPHRWQPTDI from the coding sequence ATGCAGCCGCAATTCCTGGATGATCTGAGCGCCGAGCAGCTGCGCGAGATGACCACGCGGCTGCTCACAGAACTACGCCACAGCCAGGCGCTCAACGCCAAGCTCACCCACGAGAATGCGCTCTTGAAACGCATGAAGTTCGCCGCACAGTCCGAGCGCTTCAACGCCGAGCAGCGCAGCTTGCTCGAAGACGAGATCGAGGCCGACTTGGCGGCTGTCTGCTTGGAGATCGAGCAGCTGCAGCCTGCGGCCGCTGCCCCGCAAGCCAAACAACAGCCCAAACGCCAGCCGCTGCCGGCCAATCTGCCGCGCCGCGAGATCCGCCACGAGCCCGATTCGACCACCTGCCAGTGCGGCTGTCAGATGAAACGCATCGGCGAAGACGTGGCCGAAAAGCTCGACTATGTGCCCGGCGTGTTCACGGTGGAGCGTCACATCCGTGGCAAGTGGGCCTGCGCCCAATGCGAGACCATCACCCAGGCGCCGGTTGAAGCGCATGTGATCGACAAAGGCATCCCCACCACCGGCCTGCTGGCCCAGGTGCTGGTGGCCAAATACGCGGACCACTTGCCGCTGTACCGTCAGGAAAGCATCTTTGCGCGCGCCGGTCTGGCCATTCCTCGCTCGACTCTGGCGCAGTGGGTAGGCACCTGCGGCGTGCGGCTGCAGCCGCTAGTCGATGCGCTCAAGGCGGAAATACTCGGCCACCGTGTGCTGCACGCCGACGAGACGCCAGTGCAAATGCTCAAACCTGGCAAGGGAGCGACGCATCGCGCCTACCTGTGGGCCTACGCGCCAGGGGCGTTCGAAGACATGAAAGCCGTGGTGTATGACTTCTGCGAGTCCAGGGCTGGCGAGCATGCCCGCAACTTCCTGGGCGACTGGAAGGGGGCACTGGTTTGCGACGACTTCGCCGGCTACAAGGCCCTGATTGCCAGTGGCGTGACCGAGGTGGGCTGCCTGGCGCATGCCCGGCGCAAACTCTTTGACCTCCATGCGGCGAACAAAAGCCAGCTTGCCGGGTTCGCGCTGGAGCAATTCGCCAAGGTCTATGACATCGAGCGCGAGGTCAAGGAACTGAACGCCGATCAACGCAAAGCCATTCGTCAGCAGCACACCAAGCCGATCCTGGATGCGTTGCACCAGTGGATGACATTGCAGCGGCAGAAACTGCCCGATAGCTCAGCAACGGCCAAGGCCCTGGATTACAGCCTCAGGCGCTGGACGGCGTTGACACGCTTCGTCGATGACGGGCAACTGCCCGTGGACAACAACTGGATCGAGAACCAGATCCGGCCCATTGCCATTGGCAGAGCCAATTGGCTGTTCGCCGGCAGCCTGCGCGCGGGCCAGCGGGCGGCGGCGGTGATGAGCCTGGTGCAGTCGGCGCGCATGAACGGGCATGACCCCTATGCCTACCTCCAGGACGTGCTCACAAGGCTGCCCACGCACAAGGCCAGCCGTATCGACGAGCTCTTGCCGCACCGCTGGCAGCCCACTGACATCTGA
- a CDS encoding rhodanese-like domain-containing protein: MELNERVEGTLKIMRFDTGCKLRGGRFLEFIIQLLTEHGLIVVFLNVFASQLGLPLPMVPLLIVMAARSVTDDVAVGPLFGVAFGACLIADLICYTAGRRYGSRVLHTACRLSLSPDSCVSQTQSLFSRWGVWTLVVAKFIPGLGLFATALSGQSRVPLQRFVFLDALGVAFFIGTFIWLGRAFHSAIDSLLNTLSSYGKVGLASVFVALLFFLAFRLARRHLLIRALRMTRISVPEFKRLLESDTPYVVYDVRAAASRERDGTIPGALPWSLDDTQRPEAVASPDTQVIVYCDCPTEYSAAKVARHLQRAGFTRVRPLHGGIEAWIAAGHHLERPTFRSDSAKVRCS, from the coding sequence ATGGAGCTGAACGAGCGTGTTGAGGGCACGCTAAAAATCATGCGTTTCGACACTGGCTGCAAACTAAGAGGAGGCCGATTTTTGGAGTTCATCATCCAGTTGCTCACAGAGCACGGCTTGATAGTCGTGTTCTTGAACGTGTTCGCATCGCAGCTGGGGCTTCCACTGCCAATGGTCCCGTTGCTGATAGTCATGGCGGCGCGCAGTGTGACCGATGATGTCGCCGTCGGCCCCCTGTTCGGCGTTGCGTTCGGGGCCTGCCTGATAGCGGACCTTATTTGCTACACGGCTGGTCGGCGCTATGGCAGCCGTGTGTTGCACACCGCATGTCGGCTGTCCCTGTCGCCAGACTCTTGCGTAAGTCAAACCCAGTCGCTCTTCTCGCGCTGGGGCGTGTGGACGTTGGTTGTGGCGAAGTTCATTCCCGGATTAGGACTCTTCGCCACTGCGCTTTCGGGGCAAAGCCGTGTGCCACTGCAAAGGTTCGTTTTTCTCGACGCGCTCGGTGTCGCTTTTTTCATCGGTACTTTCATTTGGCTGGGCCGCGCCTTTCATTCAGCGATTGACAGCCTACTCAACACGCTTTCAAGTTATGGCAAGGTCGGCCTAGCGTCTGTTTTCGTCGCGCTACTCTTCTTTTTGGCATTCCGCCTCGCACGTAGGCACCTGCTGATTCGGGCATTGCGTATGACGCGAATCTCTGTACCGGAGTTCAAGCGATTGCTCGAGAGTGACACACCTTACGTGGTCTACGACGTACGGGCAGCTGCCAGCCGTGAGCGCGACGGCACTATTCCCGGAGCGCTGCCTTGGTCGCTAGACGACACCCAGCGACCAGAGGCAGTGGCTTCGCCTGACACTCAGGTCATCGTCTACTGCGACTGTCCAACCGAATACTCAGCTGCAAAGGTAGCGCGCCACCTGCAACGAGCAGGCTTCACCCGTGTCCGCCCCTTACACGGTGGAATCGAAGCTTGGATTGCGGCCGGCCACCACCTCGAACGCCCTACTTTCCGCTCCGATTCGGCGAAGGTTCGCTGCTCCTGA
- a CDS encoding peroxiredoxin has protein sequence MSLFERQAPELRVQRWIGEDGGISVAPLKLSDLGTGPKILFAFQHWCRGCHAHGFPTLQRLHGALSSKGVGFAVIQTVFEGAHENTFDKLRVNQLKYELPVPYGHDEPPTGATLPTFMEDYRTRGTPWFTVIDADGLIVFSDFNLDADLLVKELEQA, from the coding sequence ATGAGCTTATTTGAACGACAAGCGCCTGAGTTGCGGGTGCAGAGATGGATTGGCGAGGATGGAGGAATCAGCGTCGCACCGCTCAAGCTGTCTGATTTGGGGACTGGTCCAAAGATTTTGTTCGCCTTCCAGCACTGGTGCCGCGGCTGCCATGCGCATGGGTTTCCAACGCTCCAAAGATTGCATGGTGCACTGAGCTCCAAGGGCGTAGGTTTCGCTGTGATTCAGACCGTTTTCGAAGGAGCGCATGAGAACACCTTTGACAAGTTGCGGGTGAACCAGCTTAAGTACGAGCTTCCCGTCCCTTACGGTCATGACGAGCCACCGACCGGTGCAACGCTTCCCACCTTTATGGAAGACTACCGCACGCGAGGAACGCCTTGGTTCACGGTTATCGACGCAGACGGCCTTATCGTGTTCTCGGACTTCAATCTTGACGCGGACCTGCTTGTGAAGGAACTTGAGCAAGCGTAG
- a CDS encoding DM13 domain-containing protein: MFLDYKPELGPRFFDTKEALPLVNEPIRAGDVMTFNGFIVKVPVAFGVRDYDAAVIWCEVFEQFVSAAEYQPSHQARK, encoded by the coding sequence TTGTTCCTGGACTACAAGCCCGAACTTGGTCCACGTTTCTTCGACACGAAAGAAGCATTACCCCTGGTCAACGAACCGATCCGTGCGGGGGATGTGATGACTTTCAACGGCTTCATCGTCAAGGTGCCTGTCGCCTTCGGTGTTCGCGACTACGACGCGGCCGTAATCTGGTGCGAAGTATTCGAACAGTTCGTCAGTGCGGCAGAGTACCAACCCTCACATCAGGCTAGGAAATGA
- a CDS encoding MFS transporter — protein MSQAIDTVRLVCKRGLVLAPVAALLLSVAALLLGNGLLGTLLIVRAGQEGFSSGAISAMMTFYFAGFTVGAFVLPRIIVSVGHVRTFAGFAAIASMTTLLHVTFIEPIAWMPLRMVTGLAYAGMILATESWLNAHAVPSTRGQLLSIFGVVSMGSWATGQALLNIAAPASVTLFLVVSLLISAAVVPITLLPSHPPAEVEQEPVALKDVVLVSPLAAVGVFLTGLAIGGFWGMGPNFAQRIGLDVGGISAFMAAVLGGTLALQWPLGWLSDRVSRNLAIACAALASAAAAIGVALAAGAPLPLLLTAGALFGGFGIPIYSLCLAAANDDLPAGRRLGTARGLLLLNGVGTAAGPLIGGAAMNIVGPGGLFLCASVLLAILGVMALARGQPKRPLKTKATRCPSTPMITGSLDTMIRIQEESQRARY, from the coding sequence ATGAGCCAGGCAATTGATACCGTAAGGTTAGTGTGTAAACGGGGACTCGTTCTCGCACCAGTAGCGGCGTTGCTGCTAAGCGTCGCCGCGCTGCTGCTGGGCAATGGTTTGTTGGGTACGCTCTTGATCGTAAGAGCCGGCCAGGAGGGTTTCTCGAGCGGCGCGATCAGCGCGATGATGACCTTCTACTTCGCGGGGTTCACAGTAGGCGCGTTCGTATTGCCGCGGATCATTGTTTCTGTAGGGCACGTCAGGACCTTCGCTGGATTTGCGGCTATCGCTTCAATGACCACCCTTCTCCATGTAACATTCATAGAGCCGATTGCTTGGATGCCGCTTCGCATGGTTACCGGCCTCGCCTATGCGGGCATGATCCTCGCAACGGAGAGCTGGCTCAATGCGCACGCAGTGCCATCCACGCGCGGGCAGCTCCTGTCAATTTTCGGTGTCGTCTCAATGGGTTCTTGGGCAACGGGGCAAGCGCTTCTCAACATTGCCGCGCCCGCAAGCGTAACTTTGTTCCTCGTCGTGTCGCTGTTGATATCCGCTGCGGTTGTTCCGATCACGTTGCTGCCAAGCCATCCTCCTGCCGAGGTGGAACAGGAACCGGTCGCGCTCAAGGACGTCGTCCTCGTATCACCTCTCGCTGCGGTTGGCGTTTTCTTAACCGGCCTGGCTATCGGCGGTTTCTGGGGCATGGGCCCGAACTTCGCCCAGAGGATCGGACTTGATGTGGGCGGTATATCGGCCTTCATGGCTGCGGTTCTGGGTGGGACACTTGCATTGCAATGGCCACTCGGCTGGCTTTCGGATCGAGTGTCTCGAAACCTTGCCATTGCGTGTGCTGCCCTTGCGTCTGCAGCCGCTGCCATCGGCGTAGCGCTGGCGGCGGGAGCACCTCTTCCATTGCTCCTCACGGCGGGTGCGCTCTTCGGCGGCTTTGGCATCCCGATCTACTCGTTGTGTCTCGCCGCCGCAAACGACGACCTTCCGGCCGGTCGGCGACTCGGCACCGCACGAGGGCTTCTTCTGCTCAATGGGGTCGGGACAGCCGCAGGACCCCTTATCGGGGGAGCTGCGATGAATATCGTCGGCCCTGGTGGATTATTCCTTTGCGCATCTGTGTTGCTCGCTATCCTAGGGGTGATGGCCCTCGCACGTGGGCAGCCAAAACGCCCGCTCAAGACCAAGGCCACCCGCTGTCCGAGCACGCCGATGATCACGGGATCTCTCGATACGATGATACGAATCCAGGAGGAGTCTCAGCGCGCTCGGTACTAG
- a CDS encoding serine protease translates to MAESILLTAARVSTFDGDKLLTGASGFFFLRDERLFFVTSRHVVVDAPTKHFPNRLEIELHTDAVDLTQASVLSVWLYVDGKSMWRQGSDTGGEIDVATIELDRAALPPSVAMHTFTPAHLQSMLDEVEVGSALLVVGYPLGFHDVIYHLPVVRHAVIASSFGVRFQGKGYFLTDARTHRGTSGAAVVMRAPGTNPALPWKLLGVHSSRLDMNTRDLALDESLGLNCAWYADILLTLTADVPAPSALQPQPIA, encoded by the coding sequence ATGGCCGAATCCATCCTCCTCACCGCCGCCCGAGTTTCTACTTTCGATGGCGACAAGCTGCTGACCGGCGCCAGCGGATTTTTCTTCCTACGCGACGAACGACTTTTCTTCGTCACCAGCCGGCACGTCGTCGTTGACGCGCCCACCAAGCATTTTCCAAACCGACTCGAAATCGAGCTGCACACCGATGCCGTCGACCTGACCCAAGCGAGCGTCTTGTCGGTCTGGCTCTACGTAGACGGCAAGAGCATGTGGCGTCAGGGAAGCGACACAGGCGGCGAGATCGACGTGGCGACCATCGAGCTGGACCGTGCGGCCCTTCCGCCTTCGGTGGCGATGCACACTTTCACGCCGGCTCACTTGCAGAGCATGCTGGACGAGGTCGAAGTCGGCAGTGCGCTGCTGGTAGTGGGCTATCCGCTGGGCTTTCACGACGTGATTTATCACCTGCCGGTGGTGCGTCATGCGGTAATCGCATCTTCCTTTGGCGTTCGATTCCAAGGCAAGGGCTACTTTTTGACGGATGCGCGCACCCACCGTGGGACCAGCGGCGCAGCCGTGGTGATGCGTGCCCCCGGCACCAATCCGGCGCTGCCCTGGAAACTGCTGGGCGTGCACTCCTCGCGTTTGGACATGAACACACGTGACCTGGCGCTGGACGAGTCGCTGGGTCTCAACTGCGCCTGGTACGCCGACATCCTGCTCACGCTCACGGCGGATGTACCCGCTCCCTCTGCGTTGCAACCCCAACCAATTGCCTGA